A part of Aegilops tauschii subsp. strangulata cultivar AL8/78 chromosome 2, Aet v6.0, whole genome shotgun sequence genomic DNA contains:
- the LOC109784695 gene encoding L-type lectin-domain containing receptor kinase SIT2: MGMFHLLLPILLFHGLIHRVAMGAAADDDRFVFSGFAGANLTLDGTATITTDGLLELTNGTVQLKGHAFFPAPFRLRGSRGGSAVRSFSASFAFGILTTYPNLSCHGIAFVVAPSSNFSAALAAQYMGLANIDNNGNASNRIFSAELDTMQNIEFDDIDNNHVGINIDGLRSVRSHATGYYDDDGEGENGGTFHSMSLISGDVMRAWVDYDGEAARIDVTVAPLERPRPSRPLVSASYNLSDVLTEPAYIGLSSATGPINSRHYILGWSFGVDAPAPAIDITKLPKLPRLGPKSRSKAPEIAVPIAIAAFLLALGVVAALVVRKRLRYTELREDWETEFGPHRFSYKDLFHATDGFDDKRLLGAGGFGSVYKGMLRTSKLEVAVKRVSHESRQGIKEFVAEVASVGHIRHRNLVRLLGYCRRKGELLLVYDYMPNGSLDKYLHCYDGGDKQAVMLNWAHRFQIIKGVASGLLYLHEKWDKVVIHRDVKASNILLDKEMNGRLGDFGLSRLYDHGTDPQTTHMVGTMGYMAPELVRTGKASPLTDVFAFGTFLLEVTCGQRPIREDDAEGDSILLVDWVLEHWHGGTLLETMDPTLQDDYNVDEVCLVLKLGLLCSHPHANARPRMQQIMEYLDGDTPVPELASTHLSFGVLALMKNSGFDPHVLAYPQSSVLSIGTISDLSGGR; the protein is encoded by the coding sequence ATGGGGATGTTTCACTTGCTGCTGCCGATCCTTCTCTTCCATGGCCTCATCCATCGCGTGGCCATGGGCGCCGCTGCTGATGACGACCGCTTCGTCTTCTCCGGCTTCGCCGGCGCCAACCTCACCCTCGACGGCACGGCCACGATCACTACGGACGGCCTCCTCGAGCTGACCAACGGCACGGTGCAGCTCAAAGGCCACGCGTTCTTCCCGGCTCCGTTCCGCCTGCGCGGGTCGCGCGGCGGCAGCGCGGTGCGGTCCTTCTCGGCCTCCTTCGCGTTCGGCATCCTCACCACCTACCCGAACCTCAGCTGCCACGGCATCGCCTTCGTCGTCGCGCCCAGCAGCAACTTCTCCGCCGCGCTGGCCGCGCAGTACATGGGCCTCGCCAACATCGACAACAACGGCAACGCCAGCAACCGCATCTTCTCCGCCGAGCTCGACACCATGCAGAACATCGAGTTCGACGACATTGACAACAACCACGTCGGCATCAACATCGACGGCCTCCGCTCTGTGCGGTCGCACGCCACCGGCTACTACGACGACGATGGCGAGGGCGAGAACGGCGGCACCTTCCATAGCATGAGCCTCATCAGCGGCGACGTGATGCGGGCGTGGGTGGACTACGACGGAGAGGCCGCGCGGATCGACGTCACCGTTGCCCCCTTGGAGAGGCCCAGGCCGTCAAGGCCCCTCGTCTCTGCAAGCTACAACCTCTCGGACGTGCTAACGGAGCCGGCGTACATAGGCCTCTCCTCCGCAACCGGCCCGATCAACTCGCGGCACTACATTCTTGGCTGGAGCTTCGGCGTGGACGCGCCTGCTCCGGCCATCGACATCACCAAGCTGCCAAAGCTGCCTCGTCTTGGTCCCAAGTCACGATCCAAGGCCCCGGAAATCGCTGTGCCAATTGCCATTGCAGCATTTCTACTGGCTCTCGGCGTGGTCGCGGCCCTCGTCGTGCGGAAGAGGCTGAGGTACACCGAGCTACGGGAAGACTGGGAGACGGAGTTCGGGCCGCACCGGTTCTCGTACAAGGATCTGTTCCATGCCACCGACGGGTTCGACGACAAGCGCCTACTCGGCGCAGGAGGGTTCGGCAGCGTGTACAAAGGAATGCTTCGGACATCGAAGCTGGAAGTTGCTGTGAAGAGAGTGTCCCACGAATCGAGGCAGGGCATCAAGGAGTTCGTCGCCGAGGTTGCCAGCGTTGGCCACATCCGGCACCGCAACCTTGTGCGGTTACTCGGTTATTGCCGGAGAAAAGGCGAGCTTCTCTTGGTGTATGACTACATGCCAAATGGCAGTCTTGATAAATATCTGCACTGCTATGACGGCGGAGACAAGCAGGCAGTGATGCTGAATTGGGCTCACAGGTTTCAGATCATCAAAGGCGTTGCATCTGGATTGCTCTACCTCCACGAGAAGTGGGACAAAGTTGTCATTCACCGGGACGTCAAAGCAAGCAACATACTCCTCGACAAGGAAATGAACGGGCGGCTAGGTGACTTTGGCCTCTCGCGGCTGTACGACCATGGCACCGACCCCCAAACCACACATATGGTTGGCACCATGGGGTACATGGCCCCGGAGCTTGTGCGCACGGGCAAGGCGTCGCCTCTCACAGATGTATTTGCCTTCGGCACGTTCCTCCTCGAGGTTACATGCGGGCAAAGGCCTATCAGGGAAGACGACGCCGAAGGCGATAGTATTCTGTTGGTTGACTGGGTGCTCGAGCATTGGCATGGCGGGACACTCCTCGAGACGATGGATCCAACACTGCAAGATGACTACAATGTCGACGAGGTATGCCTTGTGCTCAAGCTTGGGCTGCTGTGCTCACACCCGCACGCCAATGCAAGGCCAAGAATGCAACAGATCATGGAGTACCTTGACGGCGACACGCCGGTCCCGGAGTTGGCTTCAACGCATCTGAGCTTCGGTGTGCTAGCCCTAATGAAAAACAGTGGTTTTGACCCGCATGTACTGGCATATCCTCAATCTTCAGTGCTGAGCATCGGCACTATATCTGATCTATCCGGAGGAAGATGA